The Cronobacter sakazakii genome has a window encoding:
- the rplK gene encoding 50S ribosomal protein L11, giving the protein MAKKVQAYVKLQVAAGMANPSPPVGPALGQQGVNIMEFCKAFNAKTDSMEKGLPIPVVITVYADRSFTFVTKTPPAAVLLKKAAGIKSGSGKPNKDKVGTITRAQLQEIAQTKAADMTGADIEAMTRSIEGTARSMGLVVED; this is encoded by the coding sequence ATGGCCAAGAAAGTACAAGCCTACGTTAAGCTGCAGGTTGCAGCTGGTATGGCTAACCCGAGCCCGCCGGTCGGTCCGGCTCTGGGTCAGCAGGGTGTTAACATCATGGAATTCTGTAAAGCGTTCAACGCGAAGACTGATTCCATGGAAAAAGGTCTGCCGATTCCGGTAGTTATTACCGTTTACGCTGACCGTTCTTTCACCTTCGTTACCAAAACCCCGCCGGCAGCAGTACTGCTGAAAAAAGCGGCTGGTATCAAGTCTGGTTCCGGTAAGCCGAACAAAGACAAAGTGGGTACCATTACCCGCGCTCAGCTGCAGGAAATCGCACAGACCAAAGCTGCTGACATGACTGGCGCCGACATTGAAGCGATGACTCGCTCCATCGAAGGTACTGCACGTTCCATGGGCCTGGTAGTGGAGGACTAA
- the rplL gene encoding 50S ribosomal protein L7/L12: MSITKDQIIEAVSAMSVMDVVELISAMEEKFGVSAAAAVAVAAAGPAEAAEEKTEFDVILKAAGANKVAVIKAVRGATGLGLKEAKDLVESAPAALKEGVSKDDAEALKKSLEEAGAEVEVK; encoded by the coding sequence ATGTCTATCACTAAAGATCAAATCATTGAAGCAGTATCCGCTATGTCCGTAATGGACGTTGTAGAACTGATCTCTGCAATGGAAGAAAAATTCGGTGTTTCCGCTGCTGCTGCTGTAGCTGTTGCTGCTGCTGGCCCGGCTGAAGCTGCTGAAGAGAAAACTGAATTCGACGTTATTCTGAAAGCCGCTGGCGCTAACAAAGTTGCTGTTATCAAAGCAGTACGTGGCGCGACTGGCCTGGGTCTGAAAGAAGCTAAAGACCTGGTAGAATCTGCTCCGGCCGCTCTGAAAGAAGGCGTGAGCAAAGATGACGCTGAAGCTCTGAAAAAATCTCTGGAAGAAGCTGGCGCTGAAGTTGAAGTTAAATAA
- the rplA gene encoding 50S ribosomal protein L1 produces the protein MAKLTKRMRVIRDKVDATKQYDINEAITLLKELATAKFVESVDVAVNLGIDARKSDQNVRGATVLPHGTGRSVRVAVFTQGPNAEAAKAAGAELVGMEDLAEQIKKGEMNFDVVIASPDAMRVVGQLGQVLGPRGLMPNPKVGTVTPNVAEAVKNAKAGQVRYRNDKNGIIHTTIGKVDFDADKLKENLEALLVALKKAKPSSAKGVYIKKVSLSTTMGAGVAVDQSGLSAAAN, from the coding sequence ATGGCTAAACTGACCAAGCGCATGCGTGTGATCCGTGACAAAGTTGATGCGACCAAACAGTACGACATCAACGAAGCCATCACTCTGCTGAAAGAACTGGCTACCGCTAAGTTCGTAGAAAGCGTTGACGTTGCTGTAAACCTCGGCATCGACGCTCGTAAATCTGACCAGAACGTACGTGGTGCGACTGTACTGCCGCACGGTACTGGCCGTTCTGTTCGCGTTGCCGTATTTACCCAGGGCCCGAACGCTGAAGCTGCTAAAGCGGCTGGCGCTGAGCTGGTAGGTATGGAAGATCTGGCTGAGCAGATCAAGAAAGGCGAAATGAACTTTGACGTTGTTATTGCTTCCCCGGATGCAATGCGCGTTGTTGGCCAGCTGGGCCAGGTTCTGGGTCCGCGTGGCCTGATGCCGAACCCGAAAGTTGGTACTGTAACGCCGAACGTTGCTGAAGCGGTTAAAAACGCTAAAGCGGGTCAGGTTCGTTACCGTAACGACAAAAACGGCATCATTCACACCACCATCGGTAAAGTGGATTTCGACGCTGACAAACTGAAAGAAAACCTGGAAGCGCTGCTGGTTGCTCTGAAAAAAGCAAAACCGTCTTCTGCTAAAGGCGTGTACATCAAGAAAGTTAGCCTGTCCACCACCATGGGCGCAGGTGTTGCGGTAGACCAGTCTGGTCTGAGCGCAGCGGCGAACTAA
- the rplJ gene encoding 50S ribosomal protein L10 — translation MALNLQDKQAIVAEVSEVAKGALSAVVADSRGVTVDKMTELRKAGREAGVYMRVVRNTLLRRAVEGTAFECLKDAFVGPTLIAYSMEHPGAAARLFKEFAKANAKFEVKAAAFEGELIPASQIDRLATLPTYEEAIARLMSTMKEAAAGKLVRTLAAVRDAKEAA, via the coding sequence ATGGCTTTAAATCTTCAAGACAAACAAGCGATTGTTGCTGAAGTCAGCGAAGTAGCCAAAGGCGCGCTGTCTGCGGTTGTTGCGGATTCCCGTGGCGTAACCGTAGATAAAATGACCGAACTGCGTAAAGCAGGTCGCGAAGCTGGCGTATACATGCGTGTTGTTCGTAACACCCTGCTGCGCCGTGCTGTTGAAGGTACTGCTTTTGAGTGCCTGAAAGACGCGTTCGTTGGTCCGACCCTGATTGCATACTCTATGGAACACCCGGGCGCTGCTGCTCGTCTGTTCAAAGAGTTCGCGAAAGCGAATGCAAAATTTGAGGTTAAAGCCGCTGCCTTTGAAGGTGAGCTGATCCCGGCGTCCCAGATCGATCGCCTGGCAACTCTGCCGACTTACGAAGAAGCAATTGCACGTCTGATGTCGACCATGAAAGAAGCCGCTGCCGGCAAACTGGTTCGTACTCTGGCTGCTGTACGCGACGCAAAAGAAGCTGCTTAA
- the secE gene encoding preprotein translocase subunit SecE yields MSANTEAQGSGRGLEVMKWLVVAALLIVAIVGNFLYREVTLPLRALAVVILIAAAGGVALLTTKGKATVAFAREARTEVRKVIWPTRQETLHTTLIVAAVTAVMSLILWGLDGILVRLVSFITGLRF; encoded by the coding sequence ATGAGTGCGAATACCGAAGCTCAGGGAAGCGGGCGCGGCCTGGAAGTGATGAAGTGGTTGGTTGTCGCTGCGCTGCTGATCGTAGCTATCGTAGGCAACTTTCTTTACCGTGAGGTGACTCTGCCGCTGCGTGCTCTTGCGGTAGTTATTCTGATTGCTGCAGCGGGTGGTGTCGCGCTGTTGACGACAAAAGGTAAAGCTACTGTCGCCTTTGCCCGTGAAGCGAGAACCGAAGTCCGTAAGGTTATTTGGCCGACTCGCCAGGAAACGTTGCACACCACATTAATCGTGGCTGCAGTGACCGCTGTTATGTCACTGATCCTGTGGGGGCTGGATGGTATTCTGGTCCGCCTGGTATCCTTTATCACTGGCCTGAGGTTCTGA
- the nusG gene encoding transcription termination/antitermination protein NusG: MSEAPKKRWYVVQAFSGFEGRVATSLREHIKLHNMEELFGEVMVPTEEVVEIRGGQRRKSERKFFPGYVLVQMVMNDASWHLVRSVPRVMGFIGGTSDRPAPISDKEVDAIMNRLQQVGDKPRPKTLFEPGEMVRVNDGPFADFNGVVEEVDYEKSRLKVSVSIFGRATPVELDFSQVEKA; the protein is encoded by the coding sequence ATGTCTGAAGCACCTAAAAAGCGCTGGTACGTCGTTCAGGCGTTTTCCGGTTTTGAAGGCCGCGTAGCAACGTCGCTGCGCGAGCATATCAAATTACACAACATGGAAGAGTTGTTTGGCGAAGTCATGGTTCCTACCGAAGAGGTAGTGGAAATCCGTGGCGGCCAGCGTCGCAAAAGCGAGCGCAAATTCTTCCCCGGTTATGTGTTAGTTCAGATGGTCATGAACGACGCAAGCTGGCATCTGGTGCGTAGCGTACCTCGCGTGATGGGTTTCATCGGCGGTACGTCTGATCGTCCTGCGCCAATCAGCGACAAAGAAGTTGACGCTATCATGAACCGCCTGCAGCAGGTTGGCGACAAACCGCGTCCGAAAACGCTGTTTGAGCCAGGTGAGATGGTTCGTGTTAACGACGGTCCGTTTGCTGACTTCAACGGCGTGGTGGAAGAAGTCGATTACGAGAAGAGCCGCCTGAAAGTGTCGGTTTCTATCTTCGGTCGTGCTACGCCGGTTGAGCTTGATTTCAGCCAGGTAGAAAAAGCGTAA